The following DNA comes from Halorhabdus tiamatea SARL4B.
GCATCTACGGCGGACTGGCGCTGTCACAGCACTTCGCCAATGGACCAACGGGGACCGCCACGGGGGAGCCGACGCTCGACGCCCTGGCGTTCGTCGAGGCGGACCATCCCGGAGAAGCGCCGGCGATCCGCTGGCTCGACGATCTCGAGGGCCAGCCCACCATTGTCTCTCGCCCCGGAACCGATATCTACCGGTGGGTCAACGGGCCGTCGAGTCTGACTGGTATCCCGACAGTCGCTGGCTGGGTCCACGAGACCGGGTATCGGGAGCCCGCCGCCTACTGGAAGCGCGTCGACGACGTCGAGCAAATTTTCACGGGCGAGCCGGCGGTCCAGCGCGGCCTGCTGGCCGCTTACGGCGTCGAGTATATTTACGTCGGGCCACTCGAACGGGGGGCCTACGACGAGATCACGGTAGATCGAATCGACGCCGTGACGGTCGCAGAATCCTGGAACGAGGTGACGATATATCGCGTCGATCAGAACGCACTCCCGTCCTGACTGATCGCTCAGGCGGCCTCGACGACCGTGATCGTCTCGGCGTCCGCTGAAAGCGTCTCCATGTGCATCGGGATGTAGTTCCGGCGTTCGAAGTCCTCGCGTTCGTCCTCGCTGCCGACGGTACACCACAGCTGGGGCCGGTCGGGGCCGTGCCAGTCGCCCTGGCGGTTGATCCCGAAGCAGACGTACTCCTCGCCCTCGTACTCGATGACGGCGTCCTTGCGGATGCCGGGGTCGCCGTGGATGATGAGTCGCTTCATGCCGTCGACTTCGACCATTCCGGCATTAAGCGCTTCGGAGCATGCAGTCCGCACCTGGAGACCAACGACGCCACGTGTCTGCTTCACACTCACGTCCGGCGCTCGCGTGGAACCAAACGGGTTTTAAGCCGGGCTGTCTAACTCTCCGGCAAGGTAGATATCCATGCAGATGCCACGCCGGTTTAACACCTACTGTCCGCATTGCAACGAGCACCACGAGCACGAGGTCGAGCGGGTCCGACAGGGACGGACGACCGGGATGACGAAGGTCAACGGTCGCCAGCGCGAGCGCCAGTCCGGGATCGGGAACGACGGCAAGTTCTCGAAGGTCCCCGGTGGCGACAAGCCGACGAAGAAGACCAACCTCACGTACCGTTGCTCGGAGTGTGGGAACGCCCACCTTCGCGAGGGATGGCGCGCCGGCCGCATCGAGTTCCAGGAGTAACGATGCCGGGGAACTTCTACAGCGTCCGATGCCCGGACTGTGAGAACGAACAGGTCGTCTTCGGCAAGGCAGCGAGTGAAGTCGTCTGTGCCGTCTGTGGGAACACGCTCGTCCGACCGACCGGTGGAAAAGCCACCATCGAAGGCGACGTACTCGAGACGGTCGAACAACGATGAAGTTCAGCGGCTGGCCCGAACCCGGCGAACTCGTCGTCGGACGTGTCGACGAGATCGAGGACTTCGGCGTCTTCGTCGACCTCTTAGAGTACGAGGACAA
Coding sequences within:
- a CDS encoding HAH_0734 family protein, translated to MKRLIIHGDPGIRKDAVIEYEGEEYVCFGINRQGDWHGPDRPQLWCTVGSEDEREDFERRNYIPMHMETLSADAETITVVEAA
- a CDS encoding 50S ribosomal protein L44e, whose amino-acid sequence is MQMPRRFNTYCPHCNEHHEHEVERVRQGRTTGMTKVNGRQRERQSGIGNDGKFSKVPGGDKPTKKTNLTYRCSECGNAHLREGWRAGRIEFQE
- a CDS encoding 30S ribosomal protein S27e — protein: MPGNFYSVRCPDCENEQVVFGKAASEVVCAVCGNTLVRPTGGKATIEGDVLETVEQR